The Branchiostoma lanceolatum isolate klBraLanc5 chromosome 3, klBraLanc5.hap2, whole genome shotgun sequence DNA segment ATTgtgtcaacatacatgtagcataataCTGACACGTCTTCTTTCACTTTCGCAAATACGTCGTAATTACCATATTTTCCAATTATAAACCATCATATAGCAAACAACCATGAAAATTATTACTGGAAATTCGTCACCGTTAGATTATAAATGGTTTGAACTATCCTtttgttttggtgtgtttgaTTTTGAGTGAGAACCATTTAGATACGAATTCCCCAAATCTGtaatacatatgcatgtatgtgtccAGTTTGATATTTGAACTCTCGCTGTACAGAAAGGAGGGAGGGCTGCACATGTGGAACACGAAAGTGATATTGGTTATCTTCACCGGTAtaatttgtttgcttattttatCGGTGTTTCTCATGTTTTTATACTGCCATGTTTCTAAAATGTACGTTGTGTAGTTCTTCTCTATGTTAAATCAAATTGATTAGACAATCACTGTCAGACCGTGTTGTTTATAGGACgtaattctttcattttttatcaatttctgaTCTAGAAGACTGCACTTTTTTAAAGCTATTgtcacatttctaaaccggGGCCTTCCCGGGATGTTTGCTGAAACGAAAAATTGTggatatcaaaatatatacgcAAATTAGCCTCATGACTATTCTTTTTGCGTTCTGTGTATTCTGTAGCCTTCTTGTCGCAATAGTAGGGAAACAATAGTCCTCTTTCAGTTTTTGTATCGTTGAGATATATGAGGTGTTCTCTTAACATAGGCTTTTGGAACATCCAcggcctaggaaaaaaacttAAGGAAGATAACTTTAGAAGTAGTGTAGACAACCTTGATTTCTTCTCTCTTATCGAAACCTGGAGTAATGAATCCTCAGAAATAGACATCCCAAATTTCCAACACTTTTCATCTTCGAGGAAAAAACATAGAAGGGCCAGAAGAAATTCTGGCGGAATTATTTTTTACTTTAGAAAAGAATTGGCGAAGTTTATAAGTAGAGAGCGCTCCAAATCGGATGACTTACTCTGGGTTCGAGTATCCAAAGAATTATTTGGTTTATCGAAAGATGTATTTATATGTACCGTTTATATAAGTCCTCTATACTCTCAAGTCCACAAAAGGACGGATAACTGTATTTTTGATATGTTAGAGAGAGATGTAGCATCTTTTAGTTCCAAAGGCTATGTTATTCTAGGGGGGGATTTCAACAGTCGGATAGGCTCCCTACAAGAAACCACCGAAGACCCCTTTGTTCCAGAACTTGAACCAGAAGTGCCCCTCTCTAACCTTGACATCCCCAGAAACAACTCTGATAGAAATCTCCCTAATACTTTTGGCAAAAACCTAATTGATCTATGTACCCAAGCAGACCTTCGTATTCTTAATGGTCGTGTTCTAGGTGACTTAAATGGACGCTACACCTGCTATCAACCTAGAGGTTGTAGCACGGTGGACTATACCATCATAAGTAGCGCCCTTCTTCATAACATTAACGCATTCAAAGTCCACaatttatcagaattttcagaTCACTGCCTGATAACTACGAATATATGTACGCCACATTGGAACATTCAAGACACAAAAATGACCAAATGCAAATTACGCCCCCTTCCAAAAAAGTTTGTTTGGGACGAaaattcaggtgaaaaattcatCCGTGCTCTAAATAGCCCGATGATATCCGACAAACTAAACAACTTTTTATCTATTGGGCATGATATTACATCAACAACTCGTAACATTgatgaagaaattagcaggtttcagaatattctagaaacagCAGGAAAGTTATcattaaaaataaaatgtaacaggAGAACCAAaggaccaaaacaaaacaaaaaatggttTGACAAAACATGTTATGAGGCCCGGAAAGAACTAAGAAACCTCAGATATCTCCTTGTACACAACCCAAAAAATCCATCCCTAAGAGGTAGttattttaagaaaaagaaagaattcaATAAACTTATTCGAAAACGCAAACGAGAATTCGAAAACAACTATCTAATGCGCCTTCAAAACCTCCAAGAAAATAATCCGACCGCTTTCTGGAACCTACTTAACGAACTCAAAAAGACCAACTCAGTACCTCAGGAAGATCTACCGGCCGACACATGGGTAGAACACTTCAGAACTATACACAGCAAATCCAGactaaaacaaaaaacttttgatCTTAATTTTGAAAAGGAAATTCTTCACAAATTCCAGGCACTACAAAAATGTGAAGCAAGTCCAGGACCTTTAGATAATCCAATTACTGCATCAGAAATCAACGATGCAATAAAAGCCCTCAAGAACAAAAAAGCCAGCGGGGACGACATGATCATCAATGAAATGCTAAAAGCCGGAAAAATAATCCTATTGTCCCCTTTATTAAGACTATTTAACAGCACATTTTCGAAAGGAACTTTCCCCAAAACATGGTCCCAAAGTTATATTGTCCCGATCTTCAAAGCAGGGCGAAAAGATGACCCCAACAATTATCGGGGAATCGCCATTTCAAGCTGTTTAGGAAAACTGTTCTCTTCAATACTTAACAGAAGATTGTCAACctttcttgaagaaaaagaaataataaaaccaaaccaaacaggatTCCGAAAAAATTACAGGACATCTGATAACATCTTCATACTGAAAACCCTTATATCTAAATACACACAATCTGGAAAACGCTTATTTGCTTGCTTTGTAGATCTGTCAAAAGCCTTTGACTCCATCTGGCACGAGGGGCTATTGTACAAACTCCTTTCCAATGGCATTTCaggaaaagtctttgatataatcAAGGATTTATACAACCAGTCCGAAGCTAGTGTCAAAACTAAGACGGGCTTGACTGAaaattttcctgttgaaattGGTGTACGTCAAGGTTGCGTTCTAAGCCCCACCTTATTCAACCTGTACATTAGTGACCTTATAGAGGAACTAAATGCAAAACACCTAGACGCCCCCCTGTTACAACTCTCAAAAGTAAATAGCCTATTttatgcagatgatattgttttactatcGGAAAGTAAGGAGGGACTACAGAAAGCAATTAATACTCTTGGCCGGTATTGCCAACAATGGAAGCTGACTGTCAACCtggcgaaaacaaaaattatagtatttaacAAAAGAGGccttttattcaataatcttagTTTTTCGCTATGTAATAAAGAGATAGAGATAGTTTCATCATATTGCTACCTAGGAATTATGTTTACAGCAGGATGTACATTTAGCGCTGCCacgaaaaatctacaaaagagaGCCTTAAGAGCAATGTATAACATCAGAAGTACGCTTGGGGAGACTAGATCTTCTGTATCACTGCATTGTAaactgtttgacacatgtattgtaccgatattattgtatggatctgaagtctggtgcaacagtaatatgaatgacaaatctgcgatagaaactgtacatctaaaattctgtaaatatgtccttggtgtTCGGAGGAACGCCAGTAACTTTGCATGTAGATCGGAACTGGGTCGTTTTCCGTTACAAATAGAGGCtcaaagcagaatgtacagttactatgtTAGATTGGTTAACGAAGTACATACAGATAGTCTTCAATACGAAGCTTATATGGTACAGCAAGATCTAGATCGCCGAAAAACATCCTGCtggttatctaatgtaagaaaaatgttagaagagtctggttttgccttcctatacataaacggtccctcaaacacacattcgcattcaaatgacctaaaacaaagattgaaggatatttacatccaaaaatttaattcagaattacacgctaaaggacgaagagaaaaccaaggcaacaaattaagaacatacaaaactttcaaaaaaatatatgaaagagaagcatatttaaacattgcaaacttcgaacatcgcagagcgatgtgtaaacttcgcatcagtgaccactccctacacatagaatctggcaggcaaaaccgtacccctccaaataatagaacatgcgaattctgtgacgatttatatgttgaagatgaaagccactttttaattgattgttccttatataaagatgagcggcaatcgttgtttaagataatagaattagacaagaaatgtacaaaaatgtcaaaacaggatacttttatatacctgatgtcatgtaagaacgaatatataatggacaaagtatgtagtcatatttccaaatgtttcaaaaagagagaagaaactactaggtgatcatcatttagtttagcaatatccCACAGGTTGTATGTCTTAGTTTTtagcattagaatgtagcattttatcaatttatgttttatatTATGTTCCCTacagaccacatgtggtcttctgtgcatttagcccttatgggcaggaatatgcaataaagactattattatatcataattttggtAACAGAGTCTTTCCTTTGCCTGTTTTTGTGGGTACAGGGTTCTAAAACTGGAGGTTAGGGTAAACCTCTTGGTGTATGTAGTTACCAATGTCAACCGAGGTTACCACTACACTTACAATTTTTCCAGATATTCTTAGAGTGTATATTAATAAAAAATCTCCTAAATGATTTTTCAATAGGACCAACGTACGCCTCCCAGCGAAGCCTGGATGATTGTAGAGTTTCCAGACAAACCCCGAAATGTCCACATCCCCAGACACAGCTACCAAACAGCCATAAACATACCCGTCAGTCGCCACCCACCGTCCGGCCTACAACAGCAGTTTGCTGTGCGCGAAGGCGACGTCTGGATCCATATGTACGACCTGTTCGTTCGGGCAAGCGATGACCATGGTCTTCTGTTCATGCAGTTAGTACAGCAATCTATTCataaaatcataatcatatcaaattACAGCAGTTTGATGCATTTTATGCTATACTATGGGAATGTGCGCATGTACTAATGAAATCGTCTTTGGTTGTTATTCGACGGTTCTAGATGCCAAAGTAAATGCTTCAAAATGCAAACACCACACGGTCGATTATCTTTTTAAAGTTCATATTTACCCCCGATAGAACGTTTGCCTGACGCGGTAACGATATGGATATGAGGATCTCTGGAGCTGTTCTCTCAAAATACAATCATAAAAGTTTCATGCGCATAAACTAAAAAGGATCTCCATTCTTGTGGACAATGTTAAATttttacctctgtgaaaaccgatgtattgttttcggtctgtttatttgtttaattgTTTTTGGGTGTGCTTATGTTTGTTCCCGTTGGCCCGGGTCCAAGTTTGTTTCCGGGCAAAGTTGTGACCCTAGACAGGCAGGATGCAAAGGTTGAACTGGCATGCGTCCAAATTTCTTGGGCAGGCTAGCGGGAAGTGAGCGTTGACACGTGGCTAAAAATCTGGAACCCGAGcatgtaatgtgtgaaatggACATGGTTGTGTTAAGAAATGTTAGTTACAGGTATGTTTTGACAAACCAAATCACTCAGTTTACAACAACATTACAGCTTTAGCGAAGAAACAAGGTTCAAGATCATCGAAACGATGGTCAAAATGTTCGTGCCCGACACATCTCTCCAAGAAGACTCCCTTCCTGATGATGTATTGGTGCCGATGCAGCCATAGTAAGTTTTCTGTACAAAAGATCCCTTATACACAGCATAACTCTTAGAAATATACTTTTGATGCAGCTGCCTTATATCCTTGTTCGTCGTCAGATATACAAGGCATACAGTAAAAATTCCTGTGGCATTACCATTTATGTTTAAAATTTCTAAGTAAAGCCTGATCGGCAATGGGCTAGTAACATCCTGAATATTGATGATAGGTGTTACTAGTATTGTTTTGTGcacatttgtttgaacctttgcttattcatgataagctcaaatcggcacgcagtccgcttttcattgaggtcatgtgggaagaggtaagggtcagatataatatagcagagataccaTGTCATTTGAGTCctgataactctatcaacacatatcatttcatatttatggtacaacaatatacaattgctacaacatgcaacatatagtagggcacATCAGAGTAAACTCATGTTTTTTATAATTATTAGTCTGGACAAGGAGTCTGGAGAGAAGGTCACAGTGATCACAACGCCGCTGTTCAACAGCGCGGGCGGACTACAGAAGGTGTTGGTCGCACCGATGGACGTCGATGGATGGGTGGACATACCGAGAACAAGAGCGTGCCTCAAGGTATAGTACGCATCCGTTTATCTCTGGAGTTGGTGATAGCTACCAAATCCGTCAAACAAAACGACACGTcctcactttttgattgtatgtcctaaatattttgatatacgtaattatctatactcaatgctatcgtcggatttaccaggatttatctcaatggacttgaatagcaaattcaagtacatacgtaatgacatgtgacaacccctgcatggtatgcattggaaaatatatcaaagaatgtatagacgttagaaactcctccaatgattgtaaaatcccattgtcatctcatactactacaccatattgtataagatagattggttagcctaatagaatgttatcttataatgtactagtggatgccatactttgtaccttgtacaattgttgtgcaataaagttattattattataaagaatgtgataaaagcacagtttgtgtgTCATAGCCTAGTCTGTTTatttaacattttcaaaattgtattttctccAACAGAATCTTTTGACCCCGCTGAACGACCCAGAGGTGAAGAGTAGAAGAGCTGTACTCGACATCCGTAGTTTCTTCCTGCAGGGGTTTTCACCCACAGCGGTTGTAAGTAAACAATACGCATACAACTTTGTACATAGATTTggttaagaattagtagccatagattgaatatagaaacaggtagatactttaatgtagctcccgaccaaaggttttgcccattctgtcctaatcgaattgaagatgagtttcactttattatggaatgctctaaatatgatgccctacgagttgagttattcacctttctcaattcaagtccttcagattttaagacactcaatgccacagatagatttgactatatatttagatgcaacagctcatacagtgttaaaataggcaaatatataaaagattgttttcttattagaaaaaataatgatactcaaaattagaaaacttgaatcatgtaaaacctaagatagtcattttgatgtagtgaatagttttattccatactcatgtcttgttctatgtttactgttgttgccatactttgtacctactacaatggtcgcgcaataaagttctattctattgtaaattgtattttgttataGTGTACTTATAAAAAAGATTCACAATATGCACGTGATCATGATTTGCTATGTCTTCTGAATGAATACACAGGTGATGGCCATACCTGAAGTGCAGCAACAAAGGGATTCGCGTCCGCGTGACTTACAGCATGAGGTATATGTAATAACTTGTATCCGATACTGATAACCATTCATAGTCAAGACTAAAACTTGAATTGTACCTGTTGTATGTCCAACAAAACATCATTTGCAAGGTTTGTTAGCAACACTAGTTAGCACCACCGCTTTATGTGTCATTTGATGACGGATTCTTATCTACGTTACTCTGTCCAGAATACAAACCATGCGGACGACACAACGTTGGAACATGAAGGCCACTTGAGTCAGCGAGGACAAACACAAGCAGCATCGGGCACAACAggtgtgattttctttttggGAGGGGGAGGGTGTTTCAGGATCACAAATCacgatgcaattgttgtgcaataaactttgacttgactatcaTAGacgttacatgtagctgtgtttGTTGTTGCTACAGTAATTGTGCCCTCAGTCCATTGCAATTGTATAATCAGCTTCTATCGGAAACAAAGGAAGAGGAATGGGGAGGCTGGAGGGGGGTATAAAGACAGGAACAGACAGATAGCGTAAGACAGCTATAGAATAATAGACAGATAATTTGACACACCAAGACAGTGCATATTAGGAAGTTAAATCGTTATCCTATTTCCGCAGGCACCAATGCAGTTCGCATGGAGGACCGTGCTGATCAAACCTTTCAGGTACACTTGCAGTTTTTGTTAATTATAATCTCGTTCTAGACAGAAATATAATTTCATACAGGAAATGACCCAAGCACGAAGACATAGTACTATAGATAGCATTAGTAGCCCCCCACCCTAATCTGCTAAAGTGCTCGTTGTATTATCAATGTATCATACACTTAATCATGTAAGGAAATCTTCTTGTTAAAGCAAAATCAGGTTAATGA contains these protein-coding regions:
- the LOC136431257 gene encoding uncharacterized protein isoform X2, producing the protein MIVEFPDKPRNVHIPRHSYQTAINIPVSRHPPSGLQQQFAVREGDVWIHMYDLFVRASDDHGLLFMHFSEETRFKIIETMVKMFVPDTSLQEDSLPDDVLVPMQPYLDKESGEKVTVITTPLFNSAGGLQKVLVAPMDVDGWVDIPRTRACLKNLLTPLNDPEVKSRRAVLDIRSFFLQGFSPTAVVMAIPEVQQQRDSRPRDLQHENTNHADDTTLEHEGHLSQRGQTQAASGTTGTNAVRMEDRADQTFQGMIPARVIWHFKKTKSKFGTHRRMCPLCREHASRLFHATICRESVCQRCIGVAEMMAYHMGRCVDPSCPLSIHVCANDIGIPLFVPGRFEPTVVFMSFVRSVLARILRFDD
- the LOC136431257 gene encoding uncharacterized protein isoform X1 encodes the protein MTTQDQRTPPSEAWMIVEFPDKPRNVHIPRHSYQTAINIPVSRHPPSGLQQQFAVREGDVWIHMYDLFVRASDDHGLLFMHFSEETRFKIIETMVKMFVPDTSLQEDSLPDDVLVPMQPYLDKESGEKVTVITTPLFNSAGGLQKVLVAPMDVDGWVDIPRTRACLKNLLTPLNDPEVKSRRAVLDIRSFFLQGFSPTAVVMAIPEVQQQRDSRPRDLQHENTNHADDTTLEHEGHLSQRGQTQAASGTTGTNAVRMEDRADQTFQGMIPARVIWHFKKTKSKFGTHRRMCPLCREHASRLFHATICRESVCQRCIGVAEMMAYHMGRCVDPSCPLSIHVCANDIGIPLFVPGRFEPTVVFMSFVRSVLARILRFDD